The Chaetodon auriga isolate fChaAug3 chromosome 2, fChaAug3.hap1, whole genome shotgun sequence genome segment CCTCAACTTAATCgtattctttttcatttatgtgCATGTAAAGGCAGGAGAGCCATTCCTTAGCAGTGTGGTATTATCATCCACGCACTTGAAAACCTCTTGCATTCACAACTTCAGTCAGCACACTCTGTTAGGAGGCAGTTCTGCAAAGCTGTACGTTATCCAGCAGTGTCATTGCGGCTTCCTATCTCAAGAGTTACTGTCTTAATCCTTGAGATATGTTGAAATGTGTTCTGTCATCATAACTGACAAAAATAATGGCCAAGACATGAAAAGAAGAGCCAGCTTGTAAAGAAAACTTGTTTTGGGCTTCTTTATTAAAAAGataaatgcttgtttttgtgttgcaggGATGTGAGGATGGTATAACTCTGATCGCCGACAACCCTTTTATCAGTAAAAAGACGCTCATTCCCTTTGAGAAGGGAATTCGAATTGACTACATCCTGTTCAAGGTGGGCGAAAGCTTTGTGTCGTCACACCTGCTCAATTTTTTTATCCTTTCATGTGAGCAAGATGTTGGCGTCACTGTATGAATTTCCCTGTTTTTAATTCCCAGGGTTCTTCCAAGGCGGACATTTACTGTGATTTCATGTCCACCACAAAAGGCTCCGTCCCTGACCATCCGTTCCCCTACTCCGACCATGAAACTCTGACGGCTGAACTGAGGCTGGAAGCACTCACTCCTGCTGAGACTGAAAGTGACAGGACCTCAAAGAATCAGGACTCTGCTGCAGGTATTTGTACTCACTGTGCCAGCAGGGCGGCTCTGATGATGCCTGTGTCAGCTGGTGGgtgtccagactgaaatattgtGTAATTGTAAATGGATAGGCATGAAATTTTCTACAGACATTTGTgattcccagaggatgaatcctactgacgTTTGTGAtttcctgacttttcatccagcaccatcatGAGATCAAAATGTTAATAGCTTCATGTTCACTTCAGGTTAATGTTAGCACACCAAGCTGAGATGGTTAACACGGTAAAcattagcgtgttagcatgccgatgttagcatttagctcaaagcactgctatGCCTAAAACCCCATTCAAACTGGATTTCTTTCTCTTGGGGAGGTGGGTTGATTTCAGCATTACCTGTGCTGGTCAGTGATTTTTCACCCCCCAACTCAGAAACAGTTGCAGGCAGTACTACctcctgtttttcagtgaaCTTGCTGGTCTTCCTGTGTGTTCCATTTTAAAAGAGACCATGCACGgtctccaaatggttcaagaactGCTTTCAATTTACTTGAGGCGTTTTAGGCTAATTGTAAAGGAATGGTATTAAACCCACTCATGCCGCTTGTGTAGTCAACCATCAACTCTTGCAAGATTTTTGAACCCTCTTTGTCTCTACTGTCTCTCACGTCTTCAGGCAAGGTGGCCGAGTTGGTCGACATTGTGACGGAGGCTCGCACCGAAGTCAAAGTGGGTTTGCACTGTGCTGAGAGGATGCGCTACACAGCAACGCGCACCGGGGTGATGGGGCTGGCGCTGCTTGTCCTGGAGCTGGCCATCGCTGCCGTGCCCTGGCTGGCCCTGGGAGCAGAGCAGCCTTTCCCTCGTACCTCCTTCTACATGCTGGCCGCGCTGTGCTTCGCCATCCTGCTGACAACCTCTCTGCTGTACATCTTCTACACCATGGAGCTGAAGTCTCTTCAGGGGGCTGAAGACCAGATGAGGCTGGCTGTGGGTAGTCTGCAAGAGAAGCTCAGGGGCTTTCCTTTGGCTCAGCCCCACAGCACCCAGAGGAAGCCCCCGGAGGGTCTTGAGCCCAGTGCTTTTGACCCAGAAGAATAATGCGGGAGCCAACTGGGCCAAAGT includes the following:
- the smpd2b gene encoding sphingomyelin phosphodiesterase 2; its protein translation is MAHSDSVSVRVFSLNCWGIHYLSKQCGQRYAMIGEMLSKEEHDIVLLQEVWSEKDYLFLKQKLACCHPHSHYFKSGVIGSGLAIFSKHRIHDTFLYRYSLNGYPYMAHHGDWFGGKAVGMAILSIGSLTANVYVTHLHAEYCRDKDSYLPHRVVQAWELQQFIRHTSAAADVVILGGDLNMHPQDLGNRLLKASTGLRDSYLETAKFDGCEDGITLIADNPFISKKTLIPFEKGIRIDYILFKGSSKADIYCDFMSTTKGSVPDHPFPYSDHETLTAELRLEALTPAETESDRTSKNQDSAAGKVAELVDIVTEARTEVKVGLHCAERMRYTATRTGVMGLALLVLELAIAAVPWLALGAEQPFPRTSFYMLAALCFAILLTTSLLYIFYTMELKSLQGAEDQMRLAVGSLQEKLRGFPLAQPHSTQRKPPEGLEPSAFDPEE